One stretch of Castor canadensis chromosome 14, mCasCan1.hap1v2, whole genome shotgun sequence DNA includes these proteins:
- the Cfd gene encoding complement factor D isoform X2, which translates to MCRSVSLEALVLLGVAVCVAQPRGRILGGREAEAHARPYMASVQVNGKHLCGGVLIAEQWVLSAAHCLDDSGDGKVQVLLGAHSLSRPEPFKRLYDVLREVPHPDSQPATIDHDLLLLQLSEKAVLSPAVRPLPWQREDREVAPGTLCDVAGWGVVNHAGRRPDRLQHVLLPVLDRATCNQRTYHDGAITQRMMCAESNRRDSCKGDSGGPLVCGGVVEGIVTSGSRVCGNRKKPGIYTRVASYAAWIDSVMAQGAEA; encoded by the exons ATGTGCAGATCGGTGAGCCTGGAAGCTCTTGTCCTCCTGGGGGTGGCTGTGTGTG TGGCGCAGCCCCGCGGTCGAATCCTGGGCGGCCGGGAGGCGGAGGCCCATGCGCGGCCCTACATGGCTTCGGTGCAGGTGAACGGCAAACACCTGTGTGGCGGCGTTCTGATTGCGGAGCAGTGGGTGCTGAGCGCAGCGCACTGCTTGGACGACTC GGGCGACGGGAAGGTGCAGGTGCTCCTGGGCGCGCACTCGCTGTCGCGGCCCGAGCCCTTCAAGCGCCTGTACGACGTGCTTCGCGAAGTACCCCACCCGGACAGCCAGCCTGCCACCATCGATCACGATCTCCTCCTGCTGCAG TTGTCGGAGAAGGCAGTGCTCAGCCCCGCGGTGCGCCCACTGCCCTGGCAACGGGAGGACCGCGAGGTGGCGCCGGGTACGCTCTGCGACGTAGCGGGCTGGGGCGTAGTCAACCACGCGGGCCGCCGACCCGACCGCCTGCAGCACGTGCTCCTGCCAGTGCTTGACCGCGCCACCTGCAACCAGCGTACCTATCACGACGGCGCCATCACCCAGCGCATGATGTGCGCGGAGAGCAACCGCCGCGACAGCTGCAAG GGAGACTCCGGCGGCCCGCTAGTGTGCGGGGGCGTGGTCGAGGGCATAGTCACATCGGGCTCGCGAGTCTGCGGTAACCGCAAGAAGCCAGGGATCTACACCCGCGTGGCGAGTTATGCGGCCTGGATCGACAGCGTCATGGCCCAGGGCGCAGAGGCCTGA
- the Cfd gene encoding complement factor D isoform X1 — MCRSVSLEALVLLGVAVCVHPRLSCLPANTVAQPRGRILGGREAEAHARPYMASVQVNGKHLCGGVLIAEQWVLSAAHCLDDSGDGKVQVLLGAHSLSRPEPFKRLYDVLREVPHPDSQPATIDHDLLLLQLSEKAVLSPAVRPLPWQREDREVAPGTLCDVAGWGVVNHAGRRPDRLQHVLLPVLDRATCNQRTYHDGAITQRMMCAESNRRDSCKGDSGGPLVCGGVVEGIVTSGSRVCGNRKKPGIYTRVASYAAWIDSVMAQGAEA, encoded by the exons ATGTGCAGATCGGTGAGCCTGGAAGCTCTTGTCCTCCTGGGGGTGGCTGTGTGTG TCCACCCGAGGCTCTCATGTCTGCCTGCCAACACAGTGGCGCAGCCCCGCGGTCGAATCCTGGGCGGCCGGGAGGCGGAGGCCCATGCGCGGCCCTACATGGCTTCGGTGCAGGTGAACGGCAAACACCTGTGTGGCGGCGTTCTGATTGCGGAGCAGTGGGTGCTGAGCGCAGCGCACTGCTTGGACGACTC GGGCGACGGGAAGGTGCAGGTGCTCCTGGGCGCGCACTCGCTGTCGCGGCCCGAGCCCTTCAAGCGCCTGTACGACGTGCTTCGCGAAGTACCCCACCCGGACAGCCAGCCTGCCACCATCGATCACGATCTCCTCCTGCTGCAG TTGTCGGAGAAGGCAGTGCTCAGCCCCGCGGTGCGCCCACTGCCCTGGCAACGGGAGGACCGCGAGGTGGCGCCGGGTACGCTCTGCGACGTAGCGGGCTGGGGCGTAGTCAACCACGCGGGCCGCCGACCCGACCGCCTGCAGCACGTGCTCCTGCCAGTGCTTGACCGCGCCACCTGCAACCAGCGTACCTATCACGACGGCGCCATCACCCAGCGCATGATGTGCGCGGAGAGCAACCGCCGCGACAGCTGCAAG GGAGACTCCGGCGGCCCGCTAGTGTGCGGGGGCGTGGTCGAGGGCATAGTCACATCGGGCTCGCGAGTCTGCGGTAACCGCAAGAAGCCAGGGATCTACACCCGCGTGGCGAGTTATGCGGCCTGGATCGACAGCGTCATGGCCCAGGGCGCAGAGGCCTGA